The DNA window AACAGAGACTGAAAAAATAATTGGGAGATGGGAGTACGGGTTGTGGTGTAAGTTTAGTTTTGAGCCTCCTTATCGGCCCGTAGGGACATTGCCTTTTGGATCATCAAACACCGACTGACGAACTCAAACTCCCACACGTGCTCAAACTATTTATCACTCAGCCTTCGCTTGTGCATCCAATAAGCAAAGAGAGGACATTTTGAAATTTGGCGACAGAATGACCGAACATGGTCTTGAATCCAAAGCAATCTACGTGCCAACTGAATTGTTTgtctgaagaaaggaggattTGCCCCTTAAATTGTTGACAAAGGTCAGAGTGTTAAACAGGATCCGCTCTGATAATAAAAGAAACTGTGGAAGAAGAAGTAACGTTGGTCAAGTCCTTCACATAAGTAACATTAGTAAATAGTTATCATAACATATGTAAAATACGCTATAGCGTACGCTAACTACAGCGTACACTAACTACAGCGTAAGCTAACTACAGCGTAAACTAACTACAGCGTACGCTAACACTAGCGTGCTAACACGCTCACAGTGACAATGCTAACACGCTGATGTTGAGTACggtagctaacaagctaacaatcTAATCTTTTGTCATTTTGCTGAAATTGGTTAGCAAGTGCAGTTGAGAATGGAAAACTCTATTAGTTTGCCAACTTTAAGCAGAAGTTGGCAACATTGTCTAAAGAAGCAACAGTATGCTAGATTTGAAAAAGTATATAACCGAGAAAACCTGCTCAATCAAGTGCCTTAAAATTGCATCCTATTTAACGGGCATCAGGGGCTGCAAAATCACCCTCAATTACACTCATTCTCGCTTGATTCATTACTTTTGGACAGGAGTTTAGTTTAGGTTTTTATATGTTCTTAAATAAAGCGTGATGTGGTCTTATACTAAAATAGAGTTTTGTCACGGCTCTGTCGTGACTCCAGCCGCTGTTGTGTGGTTTACCCCCGGAAAAAAACCTCCATGGATAACACAAATTGTTGATACTTTCACGCCTTGTTCAGAAAGATAATCCTCATCATTTTTGAAGCATGAAGTAAATAGGCAGAAGACAAAAGCCGACTTTAAGCCATAGACAAACAACTCCACAATCCATTGAGCGTGGGTGCACAAACGAGGCTGAAAATGTTACAAAGTCACATGTAGCCCCTTAGCAACCAACTTTTATAAAACAAAGCTttataaaagtattttcaattaaaatgttctgatcacttgatttattttgttttccagcGAATTGACCAGTGATTTTCTAACCGCGACGCGCTTTCCACTGTTTGTATCTGAGCCGGAAtatgcatttaataaaataaaatttgatTACCGCCAACAGTTATTTATTACATATACACATCACATTTCAGTGATGTAAAAGGTAGATGTTAACCTTCATCtaaattgttcttttttattattattaataaatgacaTCTGGgatgaagagaaacacaacTGAGAGAAAATCTTTTCTGCGCTGACgttaattcatattttttagaTAAGTGTGTTTGTCTTGAAGTGGGTTTAGGTTGACAACGGGATCTGAGCCGTGCATTCAAATGCAGGAACCATAGTCTGACTTATGTCTCCAGGCTGATTAGCTACTGACGTCTCCATGCTCCAAACGTTGAGGCAAATATTTTGTTATCCATAATCTCTTGTTAAACACCAATGTTCAAAACCAGTATAGTTCATTTCTCGCTCAAATAATTAATAGAAATTgagtttaattttaaaaaatgctatgaaaattgaaagaaaaaagaatgttgTGCGGAATGTGTAGAATCGCTTCAGACTACAGAAACAAAAGTATGATCTGCTGTGGCCGAGTCGCTCTCACCTATCTGACCAGTTAATCTATAGGTAGAAATGCCGGttagcagtgttgtgcctgaacgcgttcattgaacgatagttcatgaactattgttcaatgaactcgttcatattttgggtgaacgtgaactgaacgtactgtattaatgcccgataaacgtcactgtgaactcgttcattctggtgtctgtgaacggcgcgttctttcaggttaacgttgttcaaataggttgccagatttctattgaaaacacaccgtaaacgcgccttaataagtagcggaaaaaactgatctgatctggcaacaccagcctccagcgtcgcaccgcacatgcgtcatcaaaaaaagaagaagaaatgcatggaggcgtataatgatttaaatgagttttatgaagttactgacaaggccggtgaggatgggaggaatctgacctttctttgcaaacatttgcatcttaatgataactgttgtgtttttattccattcattaaagcaacaaaggggaaatgctgacccctcaatgctaatgtaaaccctggttggataaggattcaaaagtagatatgaagatgaaatctgaagcatagcttcagtgttaaaactgataaaataattactgtctgtggttctgggctgtggcaataattttgaaaaataatagctcgcagcagcatatggaaaaaaagaactgaactagttgaaactgtgaacttagttcaaatatttaagtttgaactatgaactgaactagtctTCCCGAGTCTTCCCTAGGCATGCTGGGTAGGCGCACATGCAAGATTACCCATTGAAATGGAATCAAATGGAATCATAGTCTAGCAGAAAAAGGGTGTAATTATAATCGATCAGAAAATAAGTGTAATCAGAATATCAAACACAAATAACCACAACTTCATTTTTGAGCAACtgaggggagaaagagacacGAGTTTGTCATCTTCCATTTCTAATTGCAATCGTGACATCTTCAATTTCAGTTTTTAGTTGTTGGCTTCGCTGTGATTCTATTtctgaaagaagaagaacgcATTATAAACTTCCCATTTTGGACAGCCTAACCATCACATTTAAACAATTTGTCGAATACAGCGAATTTCAAACTCTTCCTATCCTGCAAGAAGGGCTTTATATGCGGCCTTCAAAATCCGCTGCTTTCCGTCTTGCCTCCATCTGTCATCCTCACAGTCAGCTTTCCCACGGCTATTAGAACATGTCAGATCCTGGTAGATAGTAAATGGAGTAGagcacgtgcgcacacacacacacacactcaacatgcATGTAAACAGAGGCCAGCACATTGTGTTGTAGTGTGCATGCCAGGCTGAGATTAATGACAAGTGCCAACGTACGCGAGTGAGTGCACGTGCACGGACAGGCTGGGGTGCACGCTCACACTGTTGATCAAAGGAGCTGTGATGTAATCAGTCTCGGAGCTTTGCGAGCATCCCTCATTAACTTTTACCAGGGGCGCTAATGAAAAACCACTGGAGGGAATCTCCGTTTTGGCTCCTACTTTCCCTCcatttcctccccctctttccctctcatCTCCTTGTTCACTCCCtactcgtcctcctcctcattcatCTTCCACACTgtgcctcccctctctccctctgccccaGTGGTTGGCTTGACTTCCGCTGAGACAGAGTAAACATTTCCCATGGCTTATCTGACAGGACGAATATGACACAAAGTGCGACGCTCTGCTAATTAACAAACTTGCCTTCGTTCCTCGGGTCAAaggtcccggggggggggggggggagaactagGGCTTTAAGtttgacacctcaaacacacactggtcaTAGTTATGGTTAAGTATGTGTCAGCGGTTACTGGAGACAAAGCTattcctcaaacacacatcttttCTTAGTTTTCTGGTAGAGGCCCTGAAAGGAAGAGATAAAGGCGGGTGAaaattaaagagagagagagacagagagagacaaagagaggcagCCTATCTCTGCAGGCTGGCTTGTGTCCAGGTACAGCCCAGCCTGCTGGTTATGATGAAGATGGGACGTGTAAGCAACTTCCCTGTTGTGCAATCTTCATGAGGCTCTTGGGGGCTATAAGACCCCCTGAACATCATCTGGTTTCTCAGAGCCTTCAGTCTGTTTCCTccatactaacacacacacacacacacacacacacacacacacacacagaggcatgaCGTGGTCCGGGGTACTCGGTTGTGCAGAATTCTCTTGAAGGGGTCGAGGAGCAATTGTCAAGACATGGACTTTAGCCAAAATAACTATTGAATGCTTGAGTCAAACCCTCACAGGTAAGATTCATTCATGAAACTGTGCTTTGCTTTGATTTGATAATATCTCATTTTAGATTTGTCTTGTCTAGATTTGCTAGTcatttttaattgcaaaaaaatggttcttagtgctgagttataccaggtttgttgttgtttttattgttaatatgGCACTCCGCTGATGCACCAGACCATAAAAGGATCACTTTTAGGGATTTAAGCTTTCACTAAATCTATGAAATCCCAAATTAAGATGTTGGTATTTCATTAATGGAAGGAAACCTTATGTCAGTTATTAATACAAAATCacatgtgtatttttgtgtaaaGAAATGTTAGTGTATTTTTTGCTGTGATTCAATCAAGTAGGACAGTTAACAAACAGTTCAGCCAACTAAAGATTACTGTGTTTTTCAGTTTCCATAAAAGCCAGCTgaattttgaatgttttgttttattcccAGCTGACCTTGAAAAACTAAAAGGGGGAAAGTGAAATAGTGTGACGCAAAGAATGTGTGAAAGTCCCATAATGGCAACCCCAAACGACCTCTCCCTATTcaactccacctcctccccccccttatCGGTGACAGAGATCTGCACGAATACCTCTGTAGCGCCCTCCGCTCTCGCCTGCTCGGACTGGCCTCCTGTGCCCATAACCACGGTCATCCCCGCCGTCTACAGCGCCATCTGCGGCCTGGGCGCCGTGGCCAACGCCCTGGCGGTGTGGGTGTTGGCCAGCGCCAGTGCCTCCAGGAGAACCGTAGCTAACACTTTCATGCTGAACCTGTGCTTGTCCGACCTGCTGTTCCTGCTGTCCCTCCCGCTGTGGGCCGTCTACTACTCCCGGGGCTACAGCTGGTCCTTCGGCCGGGTCGCCTGCAAGGTCTGCGGAGCTGTCCTCCACCTCAACCTCTACGCGTCCATCTTCTTCATCACGTGCATGAGCATGGACCGGTACCTGGCCATCGTGCGTCCGCTCCGCTCCCAGAGTGCGCGATACCCCAAGCGAGCCCGGCTCACGTGCATCCTGGTGTGGGTGCTGGCATGCGCTTGCTCGGCCCCTAACTTGTATCTGAGGGACACCTACTTTGTGGAGGCGCTTGGCGTGGAGGCCTGTGGGATTTCCTACCCTGATCATACCTGGTACCTGACCCTGGCCTCAATGAAAATCACTCTGGCCTTCCTGTTGCCACTGTTTGTCATCTCCTGTTGTTACTCTGCTATTGGTCGACATTTGGTGGCTGATACAGGGTTGGGAAGAATGCAGAGTACTTCGCAGCCCCCTAGCATGCTCTCTTTCAAATCCCTTGAGTCCAGGGAGAGCCGCAGTAAACCAGAGAGATCTCCGACCCCATGTGCGGCCTCCGGCTCCATGCGGGGCAGGCCCCTGGAGGGCCGGGGGCTTGAGCGGGTGTTGTGGACTGTAGCTTCTGTGGTCCTGGCCTTCTTCATCTGCTGGTTCCCTTTCCACTGCGTAACCTTCTTGGACGTGCTGAAGAACAACGGCTGGGTGGACAGCTGCTGGGTAAACTGGACCATCCACAACCTCACACCGGTGACCCTATGCTTAGGATTCTCCAACTCTGCCATCAACCCGGTGCTCTACTGCTTTATCGGGAACCACTTTCGGGGTCGTTTGGGGGGCCTCTGCAAGGGCCTTTGGGCTTGCCTGAAGGCCCACGGGGAAGATCACAGTCAGAAGAGGGGCTCTTTCAGCACTAGGCTGAGCTCCTTCTCTCGAAAACTTAGTGACCTGAAAGACCTGGCGGATGTGGAGCCCTCTGGTCCTACCTAAGCAGGCCCATTGAGGGCAGCCTTTGCCTCCCCTCACACTCCTTAGTGATGGCAACGTCATGTGACTGCTGAATGACTAAATGAATCTAATTCCAGCAAAGGTTAATGATTGCCTTACATTTTGTTAATACAAAAGATGAAGCTGAGAAGTTTCAGGTTTTTAGTCTGGTAGCAAAAGGTTgtaagaaacagaaaatatacatttcatgTCTTTAATGCTGAAGCGTTCAGTTATATTTAGCCGATACATTTTAGAAATCCACTGTACACAACACTCTCAGCTCATAACCAGACAGTTAGCACCTAGATGGTGAACATATCAGAATATTTAGGTTCATGGTTGCAGAAAAATAAACCTGCGAGGAGCCATTTACAGCTACcccgctaagctaagctaagctaagctaatgatGTTGTAGCAGCACTCCGCCGCTGTTACTTTTTTGGATAGCTTCTTTCACATGTATATGGTAGGATGAACTTAATCTCAAAGACGTTGGATGATGATAATTTATATAATGAAAACTGTTATTAAATAGTTAATTTATCTCAAGGCTGCCTTGTAGTTTTGCGAACCATGTTGTTTTCTCAGAAATCACACACTTCTGGGGCAttacaatattaatatataGTATGTCTATTTCAAATTACTGTTTTATCAAGGTTTATTTGCAGGGCAGAACATCATAAAATGTATGGGGATAATTAACTAGTCTTGACAATGCTATTATATCTTCATTTTTGGGACCATATGTAATCATATAATGTGTAACAACTTTATTGTATTGTTATGTGAAGACAATTTAAGAACATGAAAATGATTGCATTTCTTTGACtataaacaagaagaaaaaataaatttaacaATAGTTCCATAAAAATCACACTTCTTTGTTGGATATTTGTTCTTTTACTAAAATGctatattttcagattcattttagtccactgacacacaaacagcaatcTTGTGAAacagatttcatgttttttatttgtactttgtacCGATCCAACAGCTGGGACTCCAAAGCTCCCCCCACCTGGGAATGAGAGCGCTGGGTTCACTGTCGGCAGATGGACACTCGTCCTCCCGCCTTTCCCTCTCCTCAAGGGCCCCAAATGGATCCTGTCCATATCAAGCCAGATGTCATAATCTCACACCGATGTCCTTCTGATGCGCGTCAGTCTGCGTAATGTCTTCATGACGTCTTCTATTGGTGTTCAGTGTGGTGTTCAGTGTGACCCTGGTGGCTGAGAGCCAAGGGAGGAACGGGTTCATTTTGTTTGGCTAGTGAAGCAAGTGGGACAATCAAACATCAGAATGTCAAACGTTAAGTGCGAGAAAGGTTGTAGTTGGAGTCTAAATTGAGAAGTGTTAGGTAAAAGCAAAAGAGCCaccaaaaaggaagagaaagcaTCCCGCCTCTATTGCAGCACATTGTTACTCAATAATACTGCAAGGTTTCCACTGGATGGCGCTAAAGTGCTGTAAAAGCAACAAATGACAGACACATAGGCAGACAGAGCCCCAAAGCCCCACCCGTCATGATCTGTCTGAGCCCAGGGAAACAACCTCTGACACAGACTGATGACTCATGCAGCACACTGTTCAGAATGTATGAAAACGGAGGCCTTCATCACATAATGCCATCCTACGGTTTGTCTTTCTGAGGAACCCTTGGCGGGAGCATCTGGTGGACTGATGGACTCCACGTAGTGGTGACTGTTGTGTGAATGAAGATCATCGCAAAGAGTAATATACATCTCAACGTGTCTGATGAGCTCATAGCACCAGACGCTCTGCTATCAACTCGATCAGAACGGCTGCAGATATTTGAATCAACATCTTTAATTTGACACACAACAGAACTTTGGGTACTGACAGGACAGATTGCAGGAGGAGTTTGTCACAGCTCCGCAGTATGTTGCTGCACACAGCTCTGTTAGCCGGTGGCTCACTGCTGCACAGAGCAGGTGGGAATGTTACACGTCTTTAAGACAGACAGATCAGCGGCATGCGACCGACAGCATGTGTTGTGGCCGCGTGGACGTGTGATGTAAGCTGCTGCTTTAAACCTTTTGCTTGGCATAAAACATAATGACATCGTTTGGATTTGACAAGTGATCACGTAACTGTCGGGGTGAATCTTatatttgtaataaaacacGAAAGTAGAATACGTATTCGGTCCGTTGTTTTAAGGGACTAAATATAATTGGTATAATTCTTAAATGTTTAGGTGCGTATGTGACGGTACAGGATACATTAAGTACACTTAACTACTTAAAAGTTTAATGACtatctttgttttgaaaattaTTTAGTACTTACTGTAAAGagaggaagtttttttttttcctgtggtgGAAACAGAAATAGCAAACTTCTCTTTAAAGTGAACAGGGCGAGACCGCTCAATGAATTTGCTGGTAACGGTCATTGCACAATTAACAATGACGTCTTGGGTGAAAAGGTAGATATATTGTTGTATCTctttattttgagaaaaaaaatattcatcttTGAAGTTATTTCCTGTCAAAAAATAGAACTATttcctgagagaaaaacacaaaaccacattttgcatgtgtgcagatgtagatgtcagtgtgtgtgtgtgtgtgtgtgtgtgtgtgtgtgtgtgtgtgtgtttaagtaaAAGGGGAAGGCTGAGCAACAAGACATAACATTTAGAGAGTTACGGAGAGCTGCTCAGTCCGGGTAAGAAAAGGCGAGATAACAGTAAACTTGCCAAAGCTCCGAATCCCACATGGACATTTGAAACAGCAAGAAACCGAAAAATCGAAGGAGAGCCTGGAAAGCTTCCTCGGCCTAGAGGATTCGCAGTGAAGACCAAAAAGGCCTGCCTGCACTGCAAATCAGAAGGTGCGCGAGAAAGAGAGCGTGGAGAGGACAACCGCAGAGGAGCCGCGATGGAGACGCTGCCCGTGTACCACGGGCCCATCGGCAAGGACGAGGGGGAGAGGCGGCTGGCCCAGGACGGGCGGGACGGGTCCTACCTGGTCCGGGACAGCGACTCGGTGCCCAACGTCTActgcttgtgtgtgctgtgAGTACAAAGACAGACCCCAATGATCACATTCAATCCTATTTTCTGCTTCTGTAGAGATTATTGATCTCCTCccatctgggaaaaaaaaagcacaaaaggcATAAAGCAGAAGTATTACATTAAAGCAAGATGTATTTGGGCCTTTTGTTAAGTGTGACACGAGTCTCCCAGGAgcaataatgacaatgatgatgacTGCTAGGGCaaatatgtttttcattaaaagcaAAATAGGTGCCAGGGGTCAaagctgtgtttctgtgtgtgtgtgtgtgtgtgcttaggaAGGAGGGATTCGTCTACACATACAGGCTCCAGCAGGACAACGCAGGCTCGTGGGCTGCTGATGTGAGACCTTTTAtcattgcttttctttctcactcttTGGAGAaactgagcagcagcagcagcagcagcagcacaactcCACGTCCACCTTGATTAGCTCCAGAGGCTGTTTTTGTGACAGGCTAATTTAGCAAGCCGTGAATTTGAGGCGAACGTGACTTTTCTTTTGGtcgttcttttctttttttcttttttttaaaacaacgacAGCACTGAGAAATGGGTTCTTCACCTTTTGCTATAACACCCTGTGATATATCCACCTCGCAACAGCGCATGCATTTAAGACTCCACAGCATCAGCATGTACTCCGCAAACGAGAAACAGCTCGACAGCCTTTCTGATGGGGCATGTGATGGAGCACCGAGGGCCGGTGAACCCACGGAGACATCTGCAGTCGGTTTCTGGCCGACAGCGAAAGCTACAACCTGTTGTTGTAACTACGTTTGGCCCTCGCCCCGTTTTTTACTGACACCGTCAAGCCAACAGGCTCGAATTAAACCCGTTTTACTACTATCTCGGGAAAAAACATTATTCATGTGCAATATCAATCACTTTATTAAAAATATAGAACGGAGGTAACACGGAGATAAAAGAGCTCTTTCTACGTTCAATTGAAaatggattattttattttatatactcTTAATAAATGATTATACAAATACAGATAATGTATTTAACTGACTGCTGTAAGCCTAGTTTATGAGGACCATTGCTTGATAGTTTAACTCAAGCTCAACGTGAGCGTCTCAAACTCATTCTGAATGACTTATTTTGTTTGTAGCTTTATAATAattcataaaaatgtgtttatttcagttCACTTGAGTGACACATTTTAAGTTGTTGAGATACTGTTGGGACACAATTTCCCCAGTAAATCTGAAactaaatactttttattatttattttattatctacCTACATTTTTTTGGTAGTAAATACTTATTTAGCTTTAAACCATTCAACCTTTCATCTTTCTGCCGTAGTTTAAAAAGAGCAATTAcagaattcatttattttttaatcatcttATTTATTGATACTTTTTATTGCCTAAATGGAATCTTAGTGTGGATCAGTGGACCAgataaatgaaacataattGCCGTGATTCCCcgcccacaatgcactgcagcGCCTCTCCTTTATCTTCATTCTATCTGATGTCTTTTATAAGGTGACTTATAGGTGGCCGTCGCCGTCCTCTTCACGAGTGGAAATGAACACTTaaaagcgaccccccccccccactcccccccccctcttttgttTCAGGCAACAACCGGTGTACAAAAACGATATTTCCGGCAAATCAGGAATTTGATAACAGCCTTCCAGGAGCCGGGACAAGGGATAGCGATGCATCTGCTCTTCCCCGTCACAGCGCAGGCCCGAGCCCCCGCCCAGGCCCACGCAGGCGGCCGCGCTCCCCTCCAGCAGCGGGCGCCACCTCCTGCTGCCAAAggccacaaaaacaaaaagggggtgCGGCAGGCTGTTGGTTAGTGTTTTTAGGGGCGGAACCCTGAATCTCACTACCTAATCTGAAACATGAATACTCATTCCATGATGCCGTCTGTTACATTTTGAAAGCAAAGTgtgaagtacatttttttttcttagttcCAATGTATCAGCTTTATGTTAAATCGAGTTGTTTAAGCAGTGACTCAGATCTCAGCAGCCTTCCAgcatcctcttctttttcttttcctccttccccCTGAGCGGCACAGAAAGAGCCTCATAACTTTTATAAATGTGatgtaaaatattcaactgtTGAAACATTAATATCCATTGCTGCATACGTAAGCTGACAACAAATACTGTGCTCCGTTTTCTTAATGCAATTTAGTTGTGCGAAtggcaaagaaaataaatgatattgGTTGGAATAAATTCTTTTAAATGAGGTCATGCACACACAGCCACTCACAGCCGAGCCTCCGTCTGACACGAGATGCAGAACAAAAATTCAATTTGACATATTGAAGTACTAATTTTCGAGGAAAGaatgctgactgagggaggggggcgagggggtgggggaaTCTGTCATCCATCTGATTGACATTACGGGCTCTTCATGAAAAAGcaagagagggcgagagagatgagagagagagagacagagagagagagagagacagagagagcatcCATTCAGCCTGGACAATTCTTCAGTGTTGCGGTCTCCTAGCAACCGGACCCTCCATCTTTCCACCACCAAGCTGAGGTTGGACAGTATCTAACGGAGCATATGGTTTAGgaggggaggtgcagcagaATCGTGCTTCACCTGTTAGCCGTCACAACATATGCATTTTGCGGCTTTGTCATGCGCAGCCTcggagagaaacacaaacaattaaTGGCGGGCAGATGGCGGAGCGACTGTGAGAGGGTGGCGAGTGGGGGGGTAGACAGACGGACGGGGAGGTGGATTAGTGGTagctagattaaaaaaaacaaaaaacaaaaaaacttctctactttctttttaaactttcttttttttttttttgtggtggtgaggggggtgcggggggctTGGAAGTAGTTCACAAGCAGTCTGATTGGCATTTCCTAATGAGAGGAGACAAGCTGTAGAGAACAGCACAGCCAACTCCAGGTCCTGCCCCTTCTGCACTAACCACCCACTCACCGAGCCTCAGctgtcacatttattttttccttcctctttgctcttatttctcccctccctccctccctccctccctccctccctccctccctccttctccttttcctaCAGATGCAGGTTTCCCATGCATATCTCGGTTTGAGCCATAATGACGGGTGATAATGACAGCCCAGATTGGAAAATAACAAACTCCAGGAAACAAGAACAAAGAGCGCATACAAAATGTGTGGAGGAGAGGCgacggagagaaggagggagaaagaagggagagggagggagggacaagggagataaagagagagagagcgatggcGACGCAACGATGCCGATAAAAATCCCCTCGAGCAATCTGGTAATTCACACATAATAACTTTAATCAGCATTGTAATCCAATAAAGTCAGCGAGAATATTTACTATAGCCATGTATAATTCTTTGCAAAAATGTAACTGTTTTTCTATTGATTAACAATACTGACACTTACTTATGAACAACAGAGTTCCCAGTTGAGCACGTTTTTCAGTGTGAAAGCACTGGCTATGTACATTCTTGATTTTAGTATACACACTCATACAAACTACTGTTGGAGCACACCAGAGGCGGATAAACGAGGGAGGTTTCCTTCTCTAAAGGGGAGTGCCTGAGTTCACAAGGCCTCTCTTACAACATATGTAAACGACAGTATATCCGAGGTAAACCATGGAGGAACGCAAATGGCCACCGGAGAGCTCTCGATTCGGAGCCATTCAGAGACTTGGTGACCCTAAAGTCTTCGTCTCTACAGTTCAGTGAatccaaaatgaagaaacagtGTTTTAAACAGCAAACGGCGGACAGTCGGCCCGTCGGTTTTTCGAcagtcggtcggtcggtcggtcggtcccaGGCCAGTCAGGATACAAAAAGCAAAGCCACAGCCAAACCACACTGCTTGTGCCACTGTTAGAAATTGGAGAACTGGacgataataataaaataccatCATTTTGTCACAATTAAAGGCATTTGGAAATCATTTCTTCCCCCAATCTCTCTCCTTGTTCTTCTTTGTCGTcatattcttctttttcttttcacacttgTTTTTTGATACAGTATAGAAACAGTAGAACAAATCAGAGTAGAATAGAAACAGGCAGTctttggtggggtggggggctgcTCGCGTGTCTCTGTTACCTGCCCCCCGCCTCGCTTAGTGTCATGAAGTGGATGTTGGAGGGGCAGTCGGAGAGCTcgggctgctgctctgtggcCAGGGAGTAGTAGCCGTCGTAGCCCTGG is part of the Pungitius pungitius chromosome 2, fPunPun2.1, whole genome shotgun sequence genome and encodes:
- the LOC119211369 gene encoding SH2 domain-containing protein 1A-like; protein product: METLPVYHGPIGKDEGERRLAQDGRDGSYLVRDSDSVPNVYCLCVLKEGFVYTYRLQQDNAGSWAADATTGVQKRYFRQIRNLITAFQEPGQGIAMHLLFPVTAQARAPAQAHAGGRAPLQQRAPPPAAKGHKNKKGVRQAVDAGFPCISRFEP
- the LOC119211368 gene encoding type-2 angiotensin II receptor-like; its protein translation is MCESPIMATPNDLSLFNSTSSPPLSVTEICTNTSVAPSALACSDWPPVPITTVIPAVYSAICGLGAVANALAVWVLASASASRRTVANTFMLNLCLSDLLFLLSLPLWAVYYSRGYSWSFGRVACKVCGAVLHLNLYASIFFITCMSMDRYLAIVRPLRSQSARYPKRARLTCILVWVLACACSAPNLYLRDTYFVEALGVEACGISYPDHTWYLTLASMKITLAFLLPLFVISCCYSAIGRHLVADTGLGRMQSTSQPPSMLSFKSLESRESRSKPERSPTPCAASGSMRGRPLEGRGLERVLWTVASVVLAFFICWFPFHCVTFLDVLKNNGWVDSCWVNWTIHNLTPVTLCLGFSNSAINPVLYCFIGNHFRGRLGGLCKGLWACLKAHGEDHSQKRGSFSTRLSSFSRKLSDLKDLADVEPSGPT